In bacterium HR17, the following are encoded in one genomic region:
- the lpxL gene encoding Lipid A biosynthesis lauroyltransferase has translation MAERWVIIALMQAAAVTAWERLPTLAAPLAQLLWRTLPKRRAIAVDNIMRAFQWGQAEAQRLALRVFHHVALTALEFLKMGAAPKDAIARVRLQGLDEAQTAWKRGSGLILVTGHIGNFELLGARLAQAFPLWVVARPQSPAAWQFIRHIREKAGMQVLDKFGSVREALRVLRRGGVLGLLADQHAGDGTGALIVPFFGRPASVFKTPALLAARTGVPLVFCYDIRLPDGTHQGVLLPPRFVRDGEVTEATEWLCRQLEQAILQAPEQWWWLHDRWKIGR, from the coding sequence TTGGCGGAACGGTGGGTTATCATTGCGTTGATGCAAGCGGCAGCCGTGACGGCATGGGAGCGATTGCCTACATTGGCAGCGCCCTTAGCGCAGTTACTTTGGCGGACGCTACCAAAGCGGCGGGCGATCGCTGTGGACAACATCATGCGGGCGTTTCAATGGGGGCAAGCGGAAGCCCAACGGCTGGCGCTAAGGGTGTTCCACCATGTCGCCCTCACAGCCCTGGAGTTTTTGAAAATGGGCGCTGCACCCAAAGACGCCATCGCGCGGGTGCGCCTGCAAGGGTTAGACGAGGCGCAAACAGCGTGGAAGCGCGGGAGCGGGTTAATTTTGGTCACGGGGCACATCGGGAACTTTGAATTGCTGGGGGCGCGGCTGGCGCAAGCGTTCCCGCTGTGGGTCGTCGCCCGCCCGCAAAGCCCTGCGGCGTGGCAATTTATTCGGCACATCCGCGAAAAAGCGGGCATGCAGGTGCTGGACAAATTCGGTTCAGTGCGGGAGGCGCTGCGGGTGCTGCGACGGGGCGGAGTGCTGGGGCTGTTGGCGGACCAACATGCGGGCGATGGAACGGGCGCGCTGATCGTCCCGTTTTTCGGTCGTCCTGCCTCAGTGTTCAAGACGCCTGCCTTGCTGGCAGCCCGCACGGGCGTCCCGCTGGTGTTTTGCTACGACATCCGCTTGCCCGACGGAACACACCAAGGGGTTTTGCTGCCACCCCGTTTCGTGCGGGACGGAGAAGTGACGGAAGCGACCGAGTGGTTGTGTCGCCAACTGGAACAGGCGATTTTGCAGGCGCCTGAGCAATGGTGGTGGTTGCACGACCGCTGGAAAATCGGGCGCTGA
- the gmhA1 gene encoding Phosphoheptose isomerase 1: protein MPESFPQRLAQTVAMLQRCAECADAVEKLAAALVECLRQGNKVVCFGNGGSAAEALHFVAELTGRFQRKRQGLPAIALNADVAALTAIGNDYGFERVFERQVAALVRAGDVVIGLSTSGASPNVLFGLQRAKTVGAVTALLTGARCPQLPEGVDICVRVPEGETALVQEAHLVILHWLCACVDDAFAGAE, encoded by the coding sequence ATGCCTGAGAGTTTCCCGCAGCGGTTAGCGCAAACGGTGGCAATGTTGCAACGCTGCGCAGAATGCGCCGATGCGGTAGAGAAGTTAGCGGCGGCGCTCGTTGAATGCCTGCGGCAGGGCAACAAAGTCGTTTGCTTTGGCAACGGCGGCAGCGCAGCGGAAGCCTTGCATTTTGTGGCGGAGTTGACGGGGCGGTTTCAAAGAAAACGACAAGGGCTGCCTGCGATTGCGCTGAACGCAGATGTCGCAGCGCTCACTGCCATCGGCAACGATTACGGGTTTGAGCGGGTTTTTGAACGGCAAGTGGCAGCGCTAGTGCGAGCGGGCGATGTCGTCATTGGGCTAAGCACCAGTGGCGCCTCGCCCAATGTGCTTTTCGGGTTGCAGCGGGCAAAAACTGTGGGGGCGGTGACGGCGTTGCTGACGGGGGCGCGGTGCCCCCAACTCCCTGAAGGTGTGGACATCTGCGTGCGCGTGCCTGAGGGGGAAACGGCGCTCGTGCAGGAAGCCCATTTGGTCATTTTGCACTGGCTGTGCGCGTGTGTGGACGATGCCTTTGCAGGCGCCGAATGA